The Tepidibacillus fermentans genome includes a region encoding these proteins:
- a CDS encoding MFS transporter: MQTEQQMKLEYSSKRKLINPPFRLLWIGRFISQLGDKLYLLALPWLVLEISHSALYTAITLSLEILPEILFGPFIGVYVDQKSRKKLMILADWFRGILILAITVLAYHEKIEIFHIYVVTFLLSGLTLLFDSSSQGYLSQIVPKDLLVEANANLTFVATLMRLVGPFLSGVFIGWIGAKGTIGLNGLSFIISGIILSFLPNDSGYASEKMNVDKIIDDMKEGFHYLFHHQILFPIALFSTFMNIGIYMVSTLFIFQSKEVLGYGPEQTSTIFWVSGIVATLTTLNLKHLKNVLTKGKMIRLGSIGVFLAILLLVLNQSLVTFTLSYSLLLMIGIIVNVNMMAYRQEIIPPHLFGRVMTSSRVLVNLFSPVAMIVAGWIATTFSAQWVFHIAAFIIFINILYSWFGRLRMIK; encoded by the coding sequence ATGCAAACCGAACAACAAATGAAACTAGAATATTCATCTAAAAGAAAATTAATCAATCCTCCTTTTCGTTTATTATGGATAGGCCGATTCATTTCCCAATTAGGGGATAAACTTTATTTATTAGCTTTACCTTGGCTCGTACTTGAAATCAGTCATTCAGCCTTATATACGGCGATTACTTTATCATTGGAAATTTTACCAGAAATACTCTTTGGCCCTTTCATTGGGGTATACGTCGACCAGAAATCGAGAAAGAAGCTGATGATTCTTGCGGATTGGTTCAGAGGGATTCTGATCCTTGCCATTACAGTCTTAGCTTATCATGAGAAAATTGAAATCTTTCATATCTATGTGGTTACATTTTTACTTTCAGGATTGACACTACTATTTGACTCTTCTTCTCAAGGTTATTTGTCTCAGATCGTTCCTAAAGATCTTTTAGTTGAAGCCAATGCAAATCTAACATTTGTTGCTACCTTAATGAGATTAGTAGGTCCCTTTTTGTCAGGAGTCTTTATTGGTTGGATCGGAGCAAAAGGAACCATTGGTTTAAATGGTTTATCTTTTATCATATCTGGAATTATTCTTAGCTTCTTACCGAATGATTCGGGCTATGCTAGTGAAAAGATGAATGTTGATAAGATTATAGACGATATGAAAGAGGGATTTCATTATCTTTTTCACCATCAGATTCTGTTCCCTATTGCTTTATTTAGTACCTTTATGAATATCGGTATCTATATGGTCTCGACACTGTTTATTTTTCAGAGTAAAGAAGTATTGGGATATGGTCCAGAACAAACCTCAACGATTTTCTGGGTAAGTGGGATCGTAGCAACATTAACGACATTAAATCTTAAACATTTAAAAAACGTCCTGACGAAAGGAAAGATGATTCGATTGGGGAGTATAGGGGTTTTCCTTGCCATTTTGCTTTTAGTGTTGAATCAATCATTAGTTACCTTTACGCTCTCCTATTCTTTGTTACTGATGATTGGTATTATCGTAAATGTCAATATGATGGCTTATCGTCAGGAAATTATTCCACCCCATTTATTTGGAAGGGTGATGACATCAAGCCGTGTTTTGGTGAATCTATTTTCTCCGGTTGCAATGATAGTCGCTGGTTGGATCGCTACCACATTTTCAGCACAATGGGTTTTTCATATTGCTGCTTTCATCATTTTTATCAATATTTTATATTCCTGGTTTGGCCGCCTTCGTATGATTAAATAA
- a CDS encoding HD family phosphohydrolase: MEKGKKKALFASNWLKQMEGWEYHPSIRYIMYVFLGLIMYLLLMGQVIPKTYELKEGQISPVTLNSPIRALDQWATDLKKKEAEKSVPEVYTKEDSILKDQINQLETMFDSILTIVKNTNLTSEQKKEQLKTAITIPIKEESIQAISTLSESRIKNLRNLSRSTLEFVMTDGDGINIKGLNEAYTKLDRYVQSNPYDNDPKIKNLAKELTKPFVKPNLFYNPDQTALLREEARSKVEPIYIKKDEMIVKEGQFIDKPTYERLKAAGLLKDTSTIWPHLGLFLLVSLLVLLLYFSIERMKPILHQNNSSLLMLFIIFLLTFISIRFVDFISGDSITSAKGYLAPVAFGVMLIALLINMKLAILSGAIFSVFVGLIFNQDQTMIFDFRYGFVALIGSTAGAFALGRIRQRSGILKTGFIVALFNFLSIAVVIMLTSQSYTLREVVFTLIYGVLSGLFSAVLTIGLLPFFETFFGILSPMKLIELSNPNHPLLRKLLIETPGTYHHSVIVGNLAEAAAEAIGADGLLARVGSYYHDVGKTKRPTFFIENQLNIANPHDRVAPHISKNIIVAHTRDGVEMLKEYKIPKPIQDIAMQHHGTSLLKYFYHKALQNSDKPIPESEYRYPGPKPQTKEAAIVGIADSVEAAVRSIQNPTNELIEETVRKIIKSKLDDGQLNECDLTLKELEIVSITILETLKGIFHSRIEYPDDKEIEENKKGAKLSS, encoded by the coding sequence ATGGAGAAGGGGAAGAAAAAAGCATTATTTGCCTCGAATTGGTTAAAACAAATGGAAGGTTGGGAATATCATCCTTCCATTCGTTACATTATGTATGTATTTTTAGGTTTGATCATGTATCTCCTTTTAATGGGACAAGTTATTCCTAAAACTTATGAATTAAAAGAAGGACAAATAAGCCCTGTAACATTAAACTCTCCTATTCGTGCTCTTGATCAATGGGCGACAGATTTAAAGAAAAAAGAAGCAGAAAAATCTGTACCTGAAGTATATACAAAAGAAGATTCGATTTTAAAAGATCAAATTAACCAATTAGAAACAATGTTTGATTCGATTTTAACCATTGTGAAAAATACGAATTTGACAAGTGAACAGAAGAAAGAACAATTAAAAACGGCGATTACGATTCCAATAAAAGAGGAATCGATTCAGGCAATCTCAACTTTATCCGAATCAAGAATAAAAAATTTACGAAATTTATCTCGTTCTACCTTAGAGTTTGTGATGACGGATGGGGACGGAATCAATATAAAAGGTTTAAATGAAGCATATACAAAATTAGATCGTTATGTACAATCAAACCCATATGATAATGATCCAAAGATTAAAAATTTAGCGAAAGAATTAACCAAACCATTTGTAAAACCGAATCTTTTTTATAACCCAGATCAAACAGCTTTGCTACGAGAAGAAGCGAGAAGTAAAGTTGAACCCATATATATAAAAAAAGATGAAATGATTGTCAAAGAAGGCCAATTTATTGATAAACCAACATATGAACGATTAAAAGCAGCTGGTTTATTAAAAGATACATCTACGATATGGCCCCATTTAGGCTTATTTTTACTTGTTTCACTATTGGTTTTATTGCTCTATTTCAGTATTGAGCGAATGAAGCCGATATTACATCAGAACAATTCTTCGTTACTGATGCTATTTATTATCTTCTTACTCACCTTTATTAGTATTCGCTTTGTTGATTTTATTAGTGGAGATAGTATTACCTCAGCAAAAGGCTATTTGGCACCAGTTGCTTTTGGTGTGATGTTAATTGCTTTATTAATCAATATGAAATTGGCGATTCTAAGTGGCGCCATTTTTAGTGTATTTGTAGGGTTGATCTTTAATCAGGATCAAACGATGATTTTTGATTTTCGATATGGATTTGTTGCTTTAATTGGAAGTACAGCCGGAGCATTTGCTTTAGGAAGAATACGACAACGTTCAGGAATATTGAAGACTGGATTTATTGTTGCTCTCTTTAATTTTCTATCAATAGCTGTAGTTATTATGTTAACAAGTCAAAGCTACACACTTCGTGAAGTTGTTTTCACCCTTATATATGGGGTATTAAGTGGTTTGTTCTCAGCTGTTTTGACGATTGGATTATTACCGTTTTTTGAAACATTTTTTGGAATACTTTCCCCGATGAAATTGATTGAGTTGTCCAATCCAAATCATCCTTTATTACGAAAATTATTGATCGAGACACCAGGGACGTATCATCATAGTGTTATTGTCGGAAACTTAGCTGAAGCAGCAGCTGAGGCAATCGGTGCGGATGGGTTATTAGCGAGAGTAGGGTCTTATTACCATGATGTAGGAAAAACAAAAAGACCCACATTTTTCATTGAAAACCAGTTAAATATAGCCAACCCACATGATCGAGTCGCACCACACATTAGTAAGAACATTATTGTTGCCCATACGAGAGATGGGGTAGAAATGTTAAAGGAATATAAAATTCCAAAACCGATTCAAGATATTGCAATGCAACATCATGGTACATCCTTGCTGAAGTATTTTTATCATAAAGCATTACAAAACTCAGATAAACCAATTCCCGAAAGTGAATATCGTTATCCCGGTCCAAAACCTCAAACGAAAGAAGCTGCCATTGTCGGAATCGCTGATAGTGTTGAAGCAGCTGTCCGTTCTATTCAAAACCCAACGAATGAATTAATTGAGGAGACCGTACGAAAAATTATCAAATCAAAGTTGGATGATGGACAACTAAATGAATGTGATTTAACATTAAAAGAACTCGAAATTGTCTCGATTACGATTTTAGAGACATTAAAGGGGATATTTCATTCTCGAATTGAGTATCCTGATGATAAAGAGATTGAAGAGAATAAAAAAGGAGCGAAACTAAGCTCATGA
- the ybeY gene encoding rRNA maturation RNase YbeY gives MIEVEILNEQEEKELTESQLQLIEKVIQEAARLENITNGEVVISLVDDRKIHELNKSYRGIDRPTDVLSFAIHEKGEDEPDIIFTENLELPNMFGDIVISIPRVIEQANDYGHSFERELSFLTVHGFLHLLGYDHGTSDDEKVMFSKQEEVLQRLNITR, from the coding sequence ATGATTGAGGTAGAAATTTTAAATGAACAAGAAGAAAAAGAACTAACTGAATCACAACTTCAATTAATTGAAAAAGTGATCCAAGAAGCAGCTAGATTGGAAAACATCACCAATGGAGAAGTGGTCATTTCGCTTGTGGATGATCGGAAGATACATGAATTAAATAAATCCTATCGGGGTATTGATCGTCCTACAGATGTATTATCCTTTGCGATTCACGAAAAAGGAGAGGATGAGCCTGATATCATTTTTACTGAAAATCTAGAACTCCCAAATATGTTCGGAGATATTGTGATATCGATTCCCCGGGTAATAGAACAGGCGAATGATTATGGACATTCTTTTGAAAGAGAATTAAGTTTTCTGACTGTTCATGGTTTTTTACATTTATTAGGTTATGACCATGGAACTTCTGATGATGAGAAAGTGATGTTTTCTAAGCAGGAAGAGGTACTTCAGCGTCTAAATATTACAAGGTGA
- a CDS encoding Na/Pi cotransporter family protein, translating to MNRGEILMMREIMIPLATGLAFFMFGMKIMRIGLDKLSGEHLQQFIYQFTKTPYHGFFTGTIATLLLQSSSAVTVLTIGLINAGMMDFFQTIGIILGTNLGTVATVELLALEISRISVPLLLIGAIFFLFPYPKIRAIGLFLGGFAIIFLGMDALQMISEPIKHTGWLQTLLSYPEHQDLIGLLIGIMMTSIVQSSSATIAMTMGMFYGSAIPLNFGLAIVLGANIGTCITAILASIGGNKEGKQVATAHLLLNVLGVAIFYPLIPEFVFVVTHLTTYPPAQIAHFQLIFNLLSSLVVLPFAKPFARLTLFLAPK from the coding sequence ATGAATAGGGGCGAAATACTAATGATGAGAGAAATCATGATTCCTTTGGCCACCGGTCTTGCATTTTTCATGTTCGGAATGAAGATCATGAGAATCGGTTTGGATAAATTATCTGGTGAACATTTACAACAGTTTATCTATCAATTTACGAAAACGCCTTATCATGGTTTTTTTACTGGTACAATCGCTACTCTCTTATTACAAAGCAGTAGTGCTGTTACCGTACTTACCATTGGCCTTATCAATGCGGGAATGATGGACTTTTTCCAAACGATTGGAATCATTTTAGGAACGAATCTGGGCACTGTAGCAACTGTAGAGTTACTTGCATTGGAAATCAGTCGAATTTCAGTTCCCCTTCTATTAATTGGGGCAATCTTCTTTTTATTCCCTTATCCAAAAATTCGAGCGATTGGTCTATTTCTTGGAGGATTTGCTATCATCTTCCTAGGAATGGATGCATTGCAAATGATTTCCGAACCCATAAAGCATACAGGTTGGCTACAAACACTTCTTTCTTACCCGGAACATCAGGATTTGATTGGATTGCTGATTGGAATCATGATGACATCGATTGTCCAATCGAGCAGTGCAACGATCGCAATGACGATGGGAATGTTTTATGGTTCTGCGATTCCCTTAAATTTTGGCTTAGCCATCGTATTAGGAGCTAATATTGGAACCTGTATTACTGCAATTTTGGCAAGTATAGGTGGAAATAAAGAAGGAAAACAAGTAGCAACTGCACATTTACTGCTTAACGTTCTTGGTGTTGCAATCTTTTATCCTCTCATCCCAGAATTTGTGTTTGTAGTTACTCACTTAACTACTTATCCACCAGCGCAAATTGCCCATTTCCAGCTGATTTTCAATCTCCTTAGCTCTTTAGTTGTTCTTCCTTTTGCTAAACCTTTTGCTAGGCTCACACTCTTTTTAGCTCCGAAATAA
- a CDS encoding GatB/YqeY domain-containing protein, giving the protein MSLMERINEDMKQAMKNKDKLRLSVIRMIRSAIKYAEIEQKTTALSDEQIIDVLTREVKQRRDSLQEFEKAGREDLVENVKAELKILQEYLPKQLSEDELKAIVQEVIDQVGAKTKADMGKVMGVLMPKVKGRADGKLVNQLVQQQLS; this is encoded by the coding sequence ATGTCGTTGATGGAACGTATTAATGAAGATATGAAACAAGCGATGAAGAACAAAGACAAGTTAAGACTCTCTGTCATCCGTATGATTCGTTCTGCTATTAAGTATGCAGAAATCGAACAGAAAACGACGGCACTTTCTGATGAGCAAATCATTGACGTTCTGACTCGTGAAGTGAAACAAAGACGCGATTCCCTCCAAGAGTTTGAGAAAGCAGGTCGTGAAGATCTGGTTGAAAATGTGAAAGCTGAGCTTAAAATCCTACAGGAATATCTCCCCAAACAGTTATCCGAGGATGAGTTAAAAGCAATCGTACAGGAAGTTATTGATCAAGTTGGAGCAAAGACAAAGGCTGATATGGGAAAAGTTATGGGAGTTTTAATGCCAAAAGTTAAAGGGCGTGCAGATGGAAAACTTGTAAATCAACTTGTACAACAACAATTATCTTAA
- the deoC gene encoding deoxyribose-phosphate aldolase produces the protein MNSKELARMIDHTLLKPDATAEMIDQLCKEAKIYEFASVCINPYWVTRAYQQLKDTDVKVCTVIGFPLGATTKEVKAFETKKCIEEGATEVDMVLNIGALKSKQYDVVEEDIRAVVEAAKGKALVKVIIETGILTDEEKVKACEISKKVGADFVKTSTGFGHGGATYEDIKLMRKTVGPDMGVKASGGVRDIEGALKMIEAGANRIGTSSGVAIVNGLRGESDY, from the coding sequence ATGAATTCAAAAGAACTAGCGAGAATGATTGATCACACGTTATTAAAACCGGATGCTACTGCAGAGATGATTGATCAGCTATGTAAGGAAGCAAAGATATATGAATTTGCTTCTGTTTGTATCAACCCATATTGGGTAACGCGAGCTTATCAACAATTAAAAGATACAGATGTGAAAGTTTGTACTGTAATTGGTTTTCCTTTAGGTGCAACCACGAAAGAAGTTAAGGCTTTTGAAACCAAAAAATGTATTGAAGAAGGTGCTACAGAAGTAGATATGGTTTTAAATATTGGTGCCTTAAAATCAAAACAGTATGACGTAGTAGAAGAAGATATTCGTGCTGTGGTTGAAGCGGCAAAGGGAAAAGCACTAGTTAAGGTGATTATTGAAACGGGGATCTTAACTGATGAAGAAAAAGTAAAAGCCTGTGAAATTAGTAAAAAGGTTGGTGCCGATTTTGTAAAAACTTCTACCGGTTTTGGCCATGGTGGAGCTACATACGAAGATATTAAACTGATGAGGAAAACTGTTGGTCCTGATATGGGCGTCAAAGCTTCGGGTGGTGTTCGAGATATTGAAGGAGCGTTAAAGATGATCGAAGCAGGTGCTAACCGAATTGGGACAAGTTCAGGTGTAGCGATTGTGAATGGGTTAAGAGGGGAAAGCGATTATTAA
- a CDS encoding PhoH family protein has translation MHVYSSEIKLGTSEERLQLFGPNDQFLNIIEKQTNVQIFTRNENLILQGEQLEVERLTDLFQVLIQLVSKGYHLSERDIYYALDLAKEGLTQQLLDLYDQKIFTTYKGKEIRVKSLGQRHYISTILKKDIVFGIGPAGTGKTYLAVVMAVSALKQGTVKRIVLTRPAVEAGENLGFLPGDLQEKVDPYLRPIYDALYDLLGVEQVNKLLERGMIEIAPLAYMRGRTLDDSFIILDEAQNTTPEQIKMFLTRLGFGSKMVITGDITQIDLPSKSKSGLIEAEKILKEIEEIGFIYLSEHDVVRHHLVQKIILAYEKHA, from the coding sequence TTGCATGTCTATTCAAGTGAAATCAAATTAGGAACATCAGAAGAACGTTTACAACTTTTTGGTCCTAATGATCAATTTTTAAATATCATTGAGAAACAGACAAATGTTCAGATTTTTACTCGCAATGAGAATTTAATCTTACAAGGTGAACAACTTGAAGTTGAAAGATTAACCGATCTTTTTCAAGTCTTGATTCAATTAGTAAGTAAAGGTTATCATCTTTCTGAACGAGATATTTATTATGCGTTAGATTTGGCTAAAGAGGGTTTGACTCAGCAGTTACTGGATCTATACGACCAAAAAATCTTCACTACTTATAAAGGAAAAGAAATTCGTGTGAAATCTTTAGGCCAACGTCATTACATCTCAACCATACTAAAAAAAGATATTGTTTTTGGGATTGGTCCTGCTGGTACGGGTAAAACTTATCTAGCCGTTGTTATGGCTGTATCTGCATTAAAACAAGGAACTGTGAAACGAATTGTGTTGACTCGTCCAGCCGTTGAAGCCGGGGAAAACCTCGGGTTTTTACCAGGGGATTTGCAAGAAAAAGTAGATCCTTATCTTCGACCGATCTATGACGCTCTATATGACTTATTAGGCGTAGAACAAGTGAACAAGCTTTTAGAGCGTGGAATGATTGAAATTGCGCCTCTTGCTTATATGCGGGGAAGAACCTTGGACGATTCATTTATCATTTTAGATGAAGCCCAAAATACGACCCCAGAACAGATTAAAATGTTTTTAACTCGTCTTGGTTTTGGCTCGAAAATGGTCATTACGGGGGATATTACCCAAATTGACTTACCAAGCAAAAGTAAATCAGGACTGATTGAAGCAGAAAAAATATTAAAAGAAATAGAGGAAATTGGGTTTATTTATTTATCAGAACATGATGTTGTAAGGCATCATCTTGTTCAGAAAATTATCCTAGCATACGAGAAACACGCGTAA
- a CDS encoding NUDIX hydrolase: MKEVSAGGVVFFRGETTQLLMIVDRCHKWTLPKGKVEKGESYSETAIREIQEETGIEGEIVKPLEKVYYEYYHPVHGKVEKEVYYYLVEAKNYLLKVQESEINQAKWLSLEEAWEKQKNSGYDNNLSIMKQALRELGYENLQ; the protein is encoded by the coding sequence ATGAAGGAAGTATCTGCTGGGGGAGTTGTTTTCTTTCGAGGAGAAACTACACAGCTGTTAATGATTGTTGATCGATGTCATAAATGGACTTTGCCCAAAGGAAAAGTTGAAAAAGGTGAATCTTATTCGGAAACAGCAATACGAGAAATACAGGAAGAAACTGGAATTGAAGGGGAAATTGTCAAGCCACTCGAAAAAGTATATTATGAATACTATCATCCAGTTCATGGCAAAGTGGAGAAAGAGGTTTATTATTATTTGGTCGAGGCAAAAAATTATTTATTAAAAGTTCAAGAAAGTGAAATTAATCAAGCAAAGTGGTTGAGCTTAGAAGAAGCTTGGGAAAAACAAAAAAACTCAGGCTATGATAATAATCTTTCGATCATGAAACAAGCTTTAAGGGAACTAGGATACGAAAATTTACAGTAG
- a CDS encoding HD-GYP domain-containing protein: MTTIMTNIFVFIAVALEKGKFDINVLIAFISSTKSALITVFLGLINVVLFYYFNIVGVAIFTFLIYFIKPALQYREIFDNELSTYTNFVLHILKQMDPITHSHSERVKFWTVLLANKMGLPQAEIRQLSQAASWHDIGKIEIPYEILNKPNKLTQMEYEIIKSHPEKGYQLVKDMHFFKKFLPVIRHHHEKYDGTGYPLGLKGEKIPLHARIMAVTDAFDAMTADRSYRVGMPMKDAVDELIRYSGTQFDPEIVQVFVEALKEEYGANYEKFDKTIMMNVS, encoded by the coding sequence ATGACTACAATCATGACTAATATATTTGTGTTTATTGCTGTTGCATTAGAAAAAGGAAAGTTTGATATAAATGTTCTGATTGCTTTTATATCTTCAACAAAATCCGCTTTAATCACTGTTTTTCTAGGTTTAATCAATGTCGTTTTATTTTACTATTTCAATATTGTAGGTGTGGCGATCTTTACCTTTTTAATCTATTTTATTAAGCCAGCCTTACAGTATCGAGAAATATTCGACAATGAACTTTCAACGTATACCAATTTTGTTCTACATATTCTAAAGCAAATGGATCCGATCACTCATAGCCATTCAGAACGGGTAAAGTTTTGGACCGTATTATTGGCTAATAAAATGGGTTTACCGCAAGCGGAAATACGGCAACTATCTCAGGCTGCGTCGTGGCATGACATTGGTAAAATTGAAATTCCCTATGAAATACTGAATAAACCTAATAAATTGACCCAAATGGAATATGAGATTATCAAAAGTCATCCAGAAAAAGGGTATCAATTAGTGAAAGACATGCACTTTTTTAAGAAATTCTTACCTGTAATTCGTCATCACCATGAAAAATATGATGGGACAGGCTATCCTTTAGGATTAAAAGGAGAAAAGATACCCCTTCATGCCAGAATTATGGCGGTGACCGATGCTTTTGATGCAATGACAGCAGATCGTTCCTACCGAGTGGGGATGCCGATGAAAGATGCTGTTGATGAATTAATTCGTTACTCAGGAACGCAATTTGACCCAGAAATTGTCCAAGTGTTTGTTGAGGCACTAAAAGAAGAGTATGGAGCTAATTATGAGAAATTTGATAAAACCATCATGATGAACGTCTCTTAA
- the yqfC gene encoding sporulation protein YqfC, with amino-acid sequence MKKLHRRLRQLTVKQLELPKDVIFDLPRITMIASYQMYIENHRGVVQFTDQYLHLRLSKGELKIYGNQLVIRAILPEDVFVEGLIRSIEYID; translated from the coding sequence GTGAAAAAGCTTCATAGAAGATTGAGACAACTAACCGTAAAACAACTTGAATTGCCAAAGGATGTAATCTTTGATTTACCAAGGATTACGATGATTGCTTCCTATCAAATGTATATTGAGAATCATCGGGGAGTGGTTCAATTCACAGATCAATACTTACATTTACGATTGAGTAAAGGAGAACTCAAAATTTACGGGAATCAATTAGTCATACGTGCCATTTTGCCAGAGGATGTCTTTGTGGAAGGGCTAATCCGATCAATTGAATATATAGATTAG
- the rpsU gene encoding 30S ribosomal protein S21 produces MSEIRVRKNESIDSALRRFKRTISKDGVLAEVKKRRHYEKPSVKRKKKSEAARKRKY; encoded by the coding sequence ATGTCAGAAATTCGCGTAAGAAAAAACGAATCAATCGATAGTGCTCTTCGTCGTTTTAAGCGTACAATCTCAAAGGATGGCGTACTCGCTGAGGTCAAAAAGCGCAGACACTATGAAAAACCAAGCGTAAAGCGGAAGAAGAAATCTGAGGCTGCGCGCAAACGGAAGTATTAA
- a CDS encoding histidine triad nucleotide-binding protein codes for MSDCIFCKIVDGEIPANKVYEDEHFLAFHDIRPKAKIHVLVIPKKHIPTFMDIQEEDLTLIGKLHQVIQTVAKKLEIDETGFRVINNCKEHGGQEVYHLHYHVLGGEKLPI; via the coding sequence ATGAGCGATTGTATCTTTTGTAAAATTGTTGATGGGGAGATTCCAGCAAACAAAGTATACGAAGATGAGCATTTTCTTGCCTTTCATGATATTCGTCCAAAGGCTAAGATTCATGTGTTAGTCATCCCTAAAAAACACATACCTACGTTTATGGACATTCAGGAAGAAGATTTAACTCTGATCGGAAAGCTTCATCAAGTGATTCAAACTGTCGCAAAAAAATTAGAAATCGATGAAACAGGTTTTCGTGTGATTAATAACTGCAAAGAACATGGCGGTCAAGAAGTATACCATCTCCATTACCATGTACTAGGAGGAGAAAAATTACCGATCTGA
- the yqfD gene encoding sporulation protein YqfD produces the protein MNVRGVKWIKGYVTCTIRGKYIERFINVAVKEKLEFWDFRLLENGYASFSISLADFFKLRPILKKTYTKVHVQQKIGLPFILAKLGKRKGVATGLIFFFLLLYLLSSMIWSIHIEGNKMMKEEEVYQALYELGIHRGMFKYQLPKYELLQEQLEAKLEQASWVGVKVKGTQLQITIAEKVIPPKTTPIGPQHIVSSKNAVITKILAKKGVPLVEVNDRVKKGDILISGLLGKDENQQPVAANGEVRGIVWYHSYVTIPLKQQWREYTGQYIEREYLTLGKRMIKIKGQKEIPYPTYQSIYEQKMVQFKNYKLPVTLVRERVLEYNEKDRNISENDAVKLGIEQAKKDLFRKIAAGSEIKSEKVLHQTTDHGKVILQILFEVDEDITTTIPIVQGE, from the coding sequence TTGAATGTTCGGGGAGTAAAATGGATAAAAGGGTACGTTACATGTACAATTCGCGGGAAATATATAGAACGATTTATTAATGTAGCTGTAAAGGAAAAACTAGAGTTTTGGGATTTTCGTTTACTTGAGAACGGTTACGCCTCCTTTTCCATTTCTTTAGCTGATTTTTTTAAATTAAGACCTATTTTAAAGAAAACATATACAAAGGTACATGTGCAGCAAAAAATTGGACTACCTTTTATTCTTGCTAAATTAGGAAAAAGAAAAGGAGTTGCAACAGGACTCATCTTCTTTTTCTTATTATTATATTTACTTTCTTCGATGATCTGGTCGATCCATATTGAAGGAAATAAAATGATGAAAGAAGAAGAGGTATATCAAGCCCTTTACGAACTGGGAATCCATCGAGGAATGTTTAAATATCAATTACCAAAATATGAACTTCTTCAGGAACAATTAGAAGCGAAATTAGAACAAGCTTCATGGGTCGGGGTGAAAGTAAAAGGAACACAACTTCAGATTACGATTGCTGAGAAGGTAATACCACCAAAAACAACTCCAATTGGTCCACAACATATTGTTTCTAGTAAGAACGCAGTTATTACAAAAATCCTCGCAAAAAAAGGAGTTCCCCTCGTTGAAGTAAATGATCGTGTGAAAAAAGGAGATATTTTAATTTCAGGATTACTGGGGAAAGATGAAAATCAACAACCAGTTGCAGCGAATGGTGAAGTAAGGGGAATCGTTTGGTATCACTCGTACGTGACCATTCCCTTAAAACAACAATGGCGAGAATATACAGGACAATATATTGAAAGAGAATATTTGACTTTGGGAAAACGGATGATAAAAATAAAAGGACAAAAAGAGATTCCTTATCCAACTTATCAATCGATTTATGAACAAAAGATGGTTCAGTTTAAAAACTATAAACTCCCTGTTACCTTGGTAAGGGAAAGGGTTTTAGAATATAATGAAAAAGATAGGAACATTTCCGAAAATGACGCCGTAAAATTAGGGATTGAACAAGCAAAAAAGGATTTATTTCGTAAAATTGCAGCTGGTAGTGAAATCAAGAGTGAAAAAGTTTTGCACCAAACGACAGACCATGGTAAAGTTATCTTACAAATACTTTTTGAAGTAGACGAAGATATTACAACTACAATACCAATTGTTCAAGGAGAATGA